The Psilocybe cubensis strain MGC-MH-2018 chromosome 7, whole genome shotgun sequence genome has a window encoding:
- a CDS encoding DNA topoisomerase 2-associated protein pat1 codes for MAFFGLPERDLKSDQHENIAVYDWNDESYDGLGDALQEGGDDLNDETFGSTDPIGKDFDFSNPVLPNPLHDQIQPRQRDQRQEPPRREERVEPEQPRTVQTAARPAATNSLESIWQDHSLFSTLPRANGSTRIADHPRASPGPAQAHSSRFSPFGNDAPVAIGGVIGQNQQAHQRVRTLQEIEAEMLANAQAEREREREREQEYLLQQEQERILQERFLQQQQQQLLQQQLLQQQQRLREDEARQRQLYQQEQQQAQAQRLFLQQREQLQQQRTPPPRMMPSSQSPRFLEHHRQILLLQQQEQMLQQQRAQELEEQLRLEEVERRLLAMNMERARGSPYNRRAPGFQGVDPQEVLAAQLLQQAQERQLLFQQQHQQQQQQQQQQQYRRQASRSRSPAVINNNAQFPISLQEESRYQPQNIQLQQRLLSDLAQADFGRDMHGVSPADQEALRVEAMRKILEAEKMEEKRRRKAAKIAHMSRYNDLMTQSDKDFITRIQVSQLVTQDPYADDFYAQVYGAIMRSRMGLQSQDERVLKFGSGGGIGLGLSSKGGNRRPSAMQRMEQQVERIVSNARKREEEKGLYAVHSLQGALGKTSGRSYKAAPRQLLQVDAGAGASPTLSHATANLHISKSTVHNEGAAKEAAKLGREALGLAAEAQTDDLVKKEPLTHRKVLVILEELYDVVLRVEQLRRDQPSPEDVEASQEWKKEYDELVDKLWDELRVMVPLQTSDPHPFISLLTPTKGKKILPRLTRLLDNQRMLTLLTLLVACFNQLDVVRNAPILDTINDTQERSDVERQTQAFLGSVMQSILPVISVANLRLVTGLLGLLLTRSNIVTVARTRPGLALLTLFLSRVEVIKQTIATSDLADVAEAPTIEESQQWRLMFDHLFQLLAPHLLSLFPSSRIVNPDPANHPVPTDTVDQPVWQFLAALALHGFNEQHHVLVGTLREKILDNVLSVNKGWVHDEEQRQTKLANVNLFLHAVNLDSSQIAM; via the exons ATGGCATTCTTCGGACTGCCCGAGCGCGACCTAAAAAGTGACCAGCACGAGAATATCGCCGTCTACGACTGGAACGACGAGAGCTACGACGGTCTCGGCGATGCCCTCCAGGAAGGGGGTGACGACTTGAACGACGAGACCTTCGGATCCACTGACCCTATTG GCAaggattttgatttttctaaTCCTGTCTTGCCAAACCCCCTCCATGATCAGATTCAGCCCAGGCAGCGCGACCAACGTCAGGAGCCTCCACGACGAGAGGAAAGGGTAGAACCCGAGCAACCCCGGACAGTCCAGACGG CCGCTCGTCCCGCTGCCACCAATTCTCTCGAGTCTATCTGGCAAGATCATTCGCTCTTCTCCACCCTTCCAAGAGCCAACGGTTCTACTCGCATCGCCGACCATCCGCGTGCTTCCCCTGGCCCAGCTCAAGCACACTCCTCTAGGTTCTCTCCGTTCGGTAACGATGCCCCGGTTGCCATTGGCGGTGTCATCGGACAGAATCAACAGGCGCATCAGCGGGTTCGAACGTTGCAGGAGATTGAGGCTGAGATGCTGGCAAATGCTCAGGcagaacgcgaacgcgaacgcgagcGGGAGCAGGAGTATCTTTTGCAACAGGAGCAGGAGCGTATCTTACAGGAACGCTTtctccaacagcagcagcaacaacttCTTCAGCAGCAACTactccagcagcagcagcgtctTCGGGAAGATGAGGCTCGTCAGCGTCAGCTTTATCAGCAGGAACAGCAACAAGCTCAGGCACAGCGTTTGTTCTTGCAACAGCGTGAGCAGTTACAGCAGCAGAGAACCCCACCTCCTCGCATGATGCCGTCTTCACAATCGCCACGATTCCTTGAGCACCACCGGCAGATCTTACTCCTCCAACAACAGGAGCAAATGCTTCAGCAGCAGCGTGCGCAGGAGTTGGAAGAGCAGCTCAGGTTGGAAGAGGTTGAGCGTCGGCTCTTGGCCATGAACATGGAAAGGGCTCGTGGTTCCCCATACAACCGACGGGCCCCTGGTTTTCAAGGAGTAGACCCTCAGGAAGTACTTGCTGctcaacttcttcaacagGCACAAGAACGTCAATTGTTattccagcagcagcaccagcagcaacaacaacaacagcagcagcagcaatatCGTAGGCAGGCATCCCGTTCTCGCTCACCTGCGGTCATCAATAACAATGCACAATTCCCCATCTCGCTGCAAGAAGAGTCTCGTTATCAGCCTCAAAATATCCAACTCCAGCAAAGACTTCTTTCGGATCTCGCCCAGGCAGACTTTGGTCGTGATATGCATGGCGTTTCTCCTGCTGATCAAGAAGCTTTGAGAGTCGAGGCTATGCGCAAAATCTTGGAGGCAGAAAAAATGGAAGAAAAGCGTCGCCGTAAGGCTGCCAAAATTGCACACATG TCGCGTTATAACGACCTCATGACGCAATCGGACAAGGACTTTATTACTCGAATCCAGGTTTCACAACTCGTCACTCAGGACCCATACGCGGATGATTTTTACGCACAAGTATACGGTGCCATAATGCGTTCTCGTATGGGTTTGCAATCCCAAGACGAACGCGTTCTCAAGTTTGGCTCTGGAGGTGGTATCGGTCTGGGATTGTCATCTAAAGGTGGCAACAGACGACCGAGCGCAATGCAGCGCATGGAACAGCAAGTCGAGCGAATTGTCAGCAATGCaagaaaaagggaagaagaaaagggtCTCTATG CCGTCCATAGTCTTCAAGGTGCTTTGGGGAAAACTTCTGGGAGAAGCTATAAGGCGGCGCCCAGGCAGCTTCTCCAGGTTGACGCTGGAGCAGGCGCATCGCCTACATTGTCGCACGCAACTGCTAACCTACATATCAGCAAGTCTACAGTTCACAATGAAGGTGCTGCCAAGGAAGCTGCCAAGCTTGGGCGTGAGGCATTAGGCCTTGCCGCAGAAGCTCAA ACGGATGATCTAGTGAAAAAAGAACCTCTCACACATAGAAAGGTTCTTGTCATTCTTGAGGAATTGTACGACGTAGTTCTCCGAGTTGAGCAACTCAGGAGAGATCAACCTTCACCTGAAGATGTAGAGGCTTCCCAGGAATG GAAAAAGGAATACGATGAACTTGTCGACAAACTTTGGGATGAATTAAGGGTCATGGTCCCTCTTCAAACGAG TGATCCTCACCCTTTCATTTCCCTTTTGACGCCGACCAAGGGCAAAAAAATTCTGCCTCGTCTCACTCGGCTACTCGACAATCAACGAATGCTTACTTTGTTGACGTTGCTTGTGGCGTGCTTCAACCAGTTGGACGTAGTTCGAAATGCACCCATTCTTGATACTATCAACGACACACAAGAAAGATCTGATGTCGAGCGCCAGACACAGGCATTTTTGGGCAGCGTCATGCAGAGCATATTACCGGTCATTTCGGTGGCCAATCTCCGCCTTGTAACGGGTCTTCTTGGATTGTTGTTGACTCGCAGTAACATTGTCACTGTTGCTCGAACCCGA CCTGGTCTGGCTTTGTTGACCCTTTTCCTCAGTAGAGTGGAGGTGATCAAACAAACGATAGCGACGTCTGATTTGGCAGATGTGGCAGAAGCCCCCACAATCGAGGAGAGTCAGCAATG GCGACTAATGTTTGATCATCTGTTCCAACTGCTTGCACCTCATCTGCTCTCCCTATTCCCTTCATCCCGCATTGTCAACCCAGATCCTGCCAACCATCCGGTGCCAACGGATACTGTGGACCAACCTGTCTGGCAATTCCTAGCAGCCTTGGCTCTGCATGGGTTCAACGAGCAACATCATGTGTTGGTTGGAACACTCCGTGAAAAAATTTTGGACAATGTCCTCAGTGTAAACAAGGGCTGGGTCCACGACGAAGAACAGCGACAAACCAAGCTAGCCAATGTTAATCTCTTCTTGCATGCCGTTAACCTAGACAGCTCTCAAATTGCTATGTAA